A region from the Benincasa hispida cultivar B227 chromosome 8, ASM972705v1, whole genome shotgun sequence genome encodes:
- the LOC120083888 gene encoding protein NUCLEAR FUSION DEFECTIVE 4-like — protein sequence MGTTTGADGAHGCAALRFTLQVIKGRWFTVFATFLIMAGAGATYLFGVYSKQIKATLGYDQTTLNLMGFSKDLGANVGVLSGLVAEVTPTWFVLLLGSALNFAGYFMIWLAVTGRIAKPQVWQMCLYICVGANSQNFANTGALVTCIQNFPESRGAMMGLLKGFTGLSGAVLTQIYLAVYGDDATALILLIGWLPAALSVVFVFTIRRLRAERQPNEKRVFYHFLYVSIGLALFIMIMNIVQKKVEFNHTAYAISATVICVFLFLPLFIVIREELHLWNAKKTPTPPIPNENPQSQSQSQPKPVDESKIITEESNQIKEIPNPPPDSCFSNICHKPARGDDYTILQALLSVDMLVLFIATFCGLGTSLTAVDNLGQIGESLGYPLKTVSSFVSLVSIWNYFGRVFSGFVSETLLAKFKFPRPLMMTLVLLLSCIGQLLIAFPVPGSVYLASVIIGFSFGAQLPLLFAIISELFGLKYFSTLFNCGQIASPLGSYILNVKVAGMLYDMEALKQLKEKGLDRSAVKELTCIGKQCFRKSFTLMAIVTFVGAMVSLVLVMRTREFYRGDIYKKFRGEDEVKVKEDTK from the coding sequence ATGGGTACAACGACCGGAGCCGACGGCGCCCACGGCTGCGCTGCTCTCCGATTCACCTTGCAGGTGATTAAAGGCCGCTGGTTCACCGTTTTCGCTACATTTCTCATCATGGCCGGCGCCGGCGCCACCTATCTCTTCGGTGTCTACTCCAAACAGATCAAGGCGACGCTTGGGTATGACCAAACGACTTTGAATCTGATGGGTTTTTCTAAAGATCTGGGTGCTAACGTCGGTGTTCTGTCCGGTTTAGTGGCGGAAGTGACGCCGACTTGGTTCGTTCTCCTCCTTGGCTCCGCCTTGAACTTCGCCGGATATTTTATGATTTGGCTCGCCGTTACCGGCAGAATCGCGAAGCCCCAAGTCTGGCAGATGTGTCTTTACATTTGCGTTGGAGCTAATTCCCAGAATTTTGCTAATACTGGCGCTTTGGTTACTTGCATTCAGAATTTCCCTGAGAGCCGTGGCGCTATGATGGGGCTTTTGAAGGGCTTCACAGGGTTGAGCGGCGCCGTTCTCACACAGATTTATTTGGCCGTCTATGGTGACGATGCGACGGCGTTGATCCTTCTAATTGGGTGGCTCCCGGCGGCCCTTTCCGTCGTTTTTGTTTTCACGATTCGGAGGCTTAGAGCAGAGAGACAACCGAATGAGAAGAGGGTTTTTTACCATTTCCTTTATGTCTCAATTGGGTTAGCGCTTTTCATCATGATTATGAATATTGTCCAGAAGAAAGTGGAATTCAACCATACGGCTTATGCTATAAGTGCTACCGTGATTTGCGTATTTCTGTTCCTTCCTCTGTTCATTGTGATCCGTGAAGAACTTCATCTCTGGAATGCAAAGAAAACTCCAACTCCCCCAATTCCTAACGAAAACCCACAATCACAATCCCAATCTCAACCAAAACCAGTTGATGAATCCAAAATCATCACAGAAGAATCAAACCAAATCAAGGAAATTCCAAACCCACCACCAGATTCCTGTTTCTCGAACATTTGTCACAAGCCAGCCAGAGGAGACGATTACACAATCCTTCAAGCACTTCTCAGCGTCGATATGTTGGTTCTGTTCATCGCAACATTCTGTGGGTTAGGCACAAGCTTAACCGCAGTAGATAATTTGGGGCAAATCGGTGAATCACTAGGCTACCCATTAAAAACAGTAAGCTCATTCGTTTCATTAGTAAGCATTTGGAATTACTTCGGCAGAGTATTCTCTGGATTCGTTTCCGAAACCCTTCTCGCGaaattcaaattcccaagaccTTTAATGATGACATTAGTCCTTCTCCTCTCTTGCATTGGACAACTCTTAATCGCATTCCCAGTTCCGGGCTCCGTCTACCTAGCTTCAGTAATCATCGGATTCTCCTTCGGCGCACAACTTCCGCTGCTTTTCGCCATAATTTCAGAGCTATTCGGGCTGAAATATTTCTCTACTCTGTTCAATTGCGGGCAAATCGCCAGCCCGTTAGGATCGTATATTCTGAATGTGAAGGTCGCCGGAATGTTGTACGACATGGAAGCTTTGAAGCAACTGAAGGAGAAAGGGTTAGATAGATCGGCGGTGAAGGAATTGACTTGCATTGGAAAGCAATGTTTCAGGAAATCGTTTACGTTAATGGCGATTGTTACATTTGTTGGAGCTATGGTTTCGCTGGTTTTAGTGATGAGAACGAGGGAGTTTTACAGAGGAGATATTTACAAGAAGTTCAGAGGCGAAGACGAAGTGAAGGTGAAAGAGGATACCAAGTGA